One stretch of Amycolatopsis tolypomycina DNA includes these proteins:
- a CDS encoding CTP synthase codes for MGLQSRATKYVFVTGGVASSLGKGLTASSLGQLLTARGLRVTMQKLDPYLNVDPGTMNPFQHGEVFVTDDGAETDLDIGHYERFLDRDLDGKANVTTGQVYSEVIAKERRGEYLGDTVQVIPHITDEIKARITAAAGPDETGQSPDVVITEVGGTVGDIESLPFLEACRQVRHDVGRDQCFFLHVSLVPYLAPSGELKTKPTQHSVAALRNIGIQPDALVCRADREIPEDLKRKIGLMCDVDTEAVIACPDARSIYDIPKVLHGEALDAYVVRRLGLPFRDVDWTVWGDLLDRVHNPSEVVRIAVVGKYIDLPDAYLSVTEALRAGGFAHRAKVEIVWVASDDAQTASGAASVLSDVDGVLIPGGFGIRGIEGKVGAIEYARTRGVPLLGLCLGLQCMVIEAARHLAGIKDAGSSEFDENTKHPVISTMADQRDVVAGERDMGGTMRLGAYPAKLKPGSQVAKAYGGTEVSERHRHRYEVNNAYRKQLSDAGLVFSGTSPDDHLVEFVELPADKHPFFVGTQAHPELKSRPTRPHPLFSAFVKAVVDRKVAERLPVELPEASVAAR; via the coding sequence GTGGGACTTCAGTCACGGGCAACCAAGTACGTCTTTGTCACCGGAGGCGTCGCCTCCTCTCTGGGTAAGGGACTCACGGCTTCCAGCCTGGGTCAGCTCCTTACCGCGCGCGGGCTTCGCGTCACGATGCAGAAGCTCGACCCCTATCTCAACGTCGACCCCGGGACGATGAACCCGTTCCAGCACGGCGAGGTGTTCGTCACCGACGACGGCGCCGAGACCGACCTCGACATCGGCCACTACGAGCGGTTCCTCGACCGCGACCTCGACGGCAAGGCCAACGTCACCACCGGCCAGGTCTACTCCGAGGTCATCGCCAAGGAGCGCCGCGGCGAGTACCTCGGCGACACCGTGCAGGTCATCCCGCACATCACCGACGAGATCAAGGCCCGGATCACCGCGGCCGCCGGGCCCGACGAGACCGGCCAGTCGCCGGACGTCGTCATCACCGAGGTCGGCGGCACGGTCGGCGACATCGAGTCCCTGCCGTTCCTGGAGGCCTGCCGCCAGGTCCGCCACGACGTCGGCCGCGACCAGTGCTTCTTCCTGCACGTCTCGCTGGTGCCGTACCTGGCGCCGTCGGGCGAGCTGAAGACGAAGCCGACCCAGCACTCGGTCGCCGCACTGCGCAACATCGGTATCCAGCCCGACGCGCTGGTCTGCCGGGCCGACCGGGAGATCCCGGAGGACCTCAAGCGCAAGATCGGCCTGATGTGCGACGTCGACACCGAGGCCGTCATCGCCTGCCCGGACGCGCGGTCCATCTACGACATCCCGAAGGTGCTGCACGGCGAGGCGCTCGACGCCTACGTCGTCCGCCGCCTCGGCCTGCCGTTCCGCGACGTCGACTGGACGGTGTGGGGCGACCTGCTCGACCGCGTGCACAACCCCAGCGAGGTCGTGCGGATCGCCGTCGTCGGCAAGTACATCGACCTGCCGGACGCCTACCTGTCGGTCACCGAGGCCCTGCGTGCGGGCGGGTTCGCCCACCGCGCCAAGGTCGAGATCGTCTGGGTCGCCTCCGACGACGCGCAGACCGCGTCCGGCGCGGCGTCCGTGCTGTCCGATGTGGACGGTGTGCTGATCCCGGGCGGGTTCGGCATCCGCGGCATCGAGGGCAAGGTCGGCGCGATCGAGTACGCCCGCACCCGCGGTGTCCCGCTGCTCGGCCTGTGCCTCGGCCTGCAGTGCATGGTCATCGAGGCCGCCCGGCACCTGGCCGGCATCAAGGACGCCGGCTCGTCGGAGTTCGACGAGAACACCAAGCACCCGGTGATCTCGACCATGGCCGACCAGCGCGACGTCGTCGCGGGCGAGCGGGACATGGGCGGCACCATGCGGCTCGGCGCCTACCCGGCGAAGCTCAAGCCGGGCTCGCAGGTCGCCAAGGCCTACGGCGGCACCGAGGTCTCCGAGCGGCACCGGCACCGCTACGAGGTCAACAACGCCTACCGCAAGCAGCTCTCGGACGCGGGCCTGGTGTTCTCCGGCACCTCGCCGGACGACCACCTGGTCGAGTTCGTCGAGCTGCCCGCCGACAAGCACCCGTTCTTCGTCGGCACCCAGGCGCACCCGGAGCTCAAGAGCCGCCCGACCCGGCCGCACCCGCTGTTCAGCGCGTTCGTCAAGGCCGTCGTCGACCGCAAGGTCGCCGAGCGGCTGCCGGTCGAGCTGCCCGAAGCCTCCGTGGCGGCCCGGTGA
- a CDS encoding acyltransferase — MTTAQATLEAPARATRPGGKAPYLHQIDLFRLITFACVILIHVVGATNFAQDVGANAVETPLHFTREAFFALTGFVLVFQNRRREFTAGDFWRRRLPLVATPYLAWSMFFWAYALVTGEQQPGSLEASMRLLLKDLVTGGAWYHLYFLLVTMQVYLLFPVLMKVLRATEGRHKWLLLGSGLLQVGVTLFMTYQPFGVSYETITHLYGTILPYQFYTLFGAVVAMHFETVHAWVGRHRLLLGGALVAVLAGTEWFYFRTVHNGTFPQVASDPFQPYLIPWFLAVIAAIYAFATRWAARRREGSRGARLVSWAANRSFSIFLVHPLALALLGPAIPHVAERFGAPWLSVIIYGGTIALTVGIVEVLRRLPGSRALTGRPRLRPAKVAA; from the coding sequence ATGACGACTGCCCAGGCCACGCTCGAGGCCCCCGCCCGCGCCACCAGACCGGGCGGCAAGGCGCCCTACCTCCACCAGATCGACCTGTTCCGGTTGATCACGTTCGCCTGCGTCATCCTCATCCACGTGGTGGGCGCGACGAACTTCGCGCAGGACGTCGGCGCCAACGCCGTCGAGACGCCGCTGCACTTCACCCGTGAGGCCTTCTTCGCGCTCACCGGGTTCGTGCTCGTGTTCCAGAACCGCCGCCGCGAGTTCACCGCCGGCGACTTCTGGCGGCGGCGGCTCCCGCTGGTTGCGACGCCCTACCTGGCGTGGTCGATGTTCTTCTGGGCGTACGCGCTGGTGACCGGGGAGCAGCAGCCGGGCTCGCTCGAGGCGTCGATGCGCCTGCTGCTCAAGGACCTCGTCACCGGCGGGGCCTGGTACCACCTGTACTTCCTGCTCGTGACGATGCAGGTCTACCTGCTGTTCCCGGTGCTGATGAAGGTGCTGCGGGCGACCGAGGGCAGGCACAAGTGGCTGCTGCTCGGCAGCGGCCTGCTGCAGGTCGGCGTGACGCTGTTCATGACGTACCAGCCGTTCGGCGTGAGCTACGAGACGATCACCCACCTGTACGGCACGATCCTGCCGTACCAGTTCTACACGCTGTTCGGTGCCGTGGTGGCCATGCACTTCGAGACCGTGCACGCCTGGGTGGGCCGGCACCGGCTGCTGCTCGGCGGCGCGCTCGTGGCGGTGCTGGCGGGCACCGAGTGGTTCTACTTCCGGACCGTCCACAATGGAACGTTCCCGCAGGTGGCCAGCGACCCGTTCCAGCCGTACCTGATCCCGTGGTTCCTCGCCGTGATCGCGGCGATCTACGCGTTCGCCACGCGGTGGGCGGCCCGCCGCCGCGAAGGCAGCCGCGGCGCCCGGCTGGTCTCGTGGGCGGCGAACCGGTCGTTCAGCATCTTCCTGGTGCACCCGCTCGCCCTGGCCCTGCTCGGCCCGGCGATCCCGCACGTCGCGGAGCGGTTCGGCGCGCCGTGGCTGAGCGTGATCATCTACGGGGGGACGATCGCCCTGACCGTCGGAATCGTCGAGGTCCTGCGGCGGCTGCCGGGCAGCCGGGCGCTCACGGGCCGGCCGCGGCTGCGTCCGGCGAAGGTGGCGGCCTGA